From the genome of Aricia agestis chromosome 9, ilAriAges1.1, whole genome shotgun sequence, one region includes:
- the LOC121730124 gene encoding uncharacterized protein LOC121730124 isoform X1, translating into MHTMDTLGYGHKKYRPPLSPTSFYQPDYSLYSRHTTLRPQSEYRFAGSGYPRTSSSSSRSGGLCSAALVGGALLAAVAVLAVAALAFYMGALRPDNGQPIMAFEGTFRVTRGDVYGGAPGSPAWRERARRYSSSLRQVYSIPSILRPAFAGAVVTGFGDRRLDVHFRLYLDRRKIPSTVTNIEESLKNILVQDLSSKNPAFGQIKIDTSSITIKRDLEHTYHSEQYVKEAMNETVSHSNNSPKSLTPQNNKSSPSRTGVVRKTTIKPNPAQKHDDPDEPVIDTENIPVVQGSFQITKTEADITENKHSPGAAHEEKNVHKHSYPPKTSTTTKSPTTKTTRTSTTKSVPSTTLKNRPFTIKSSLSIKSKTEIEVNKQNERSTRKPISSTSKETSTTSTTTTSPSTTTVTSTTQNVSQILLDLLTNENHDKDLPKIDTLFTVPHVIDNEPWRPITRPYYETTSKTSTAPIDFTQKPLQEDQSAKDRIGVAEVVDDITLLDSLLTPDDSDKQKEQISPKPVGIYNVDPHLAAEVYVPSPVYTSFTLPTFAPPVRGMETLGSNYPKPHPLPVDKISSVVEVAPDDIPDDDFNDGKPMERPPKDKTTSVTINVIQYDQPDNNTEKVSVDGISILKKHNSTSFVTNVTTAMEGLVPTDTITATPSTPKALSSTTKHVTTNEPKKESTTKRPNNKVSIIPTTGAPIHTWELVNTSTNNNESASKISPQKYYNDTLQAIITKNDAMTPNTTPKFTNKISIIKNLTDIINHHSEDPVEVTSSKPTEKEHIPEEIENERLNTEMRGSVEVVSDEELETTTPRIITLMPAKSNVGWNRPLRPKPKIEALVTKDTLKPMSHSQNNTQINKQSSVLELDKTVSNSSETKESAFFRSNNKIRPGTYPSGNRLPKSSDHLFDQAAASNLVNVMIKHNKTNIPEGTYRVAYHVTGSVSSKKANKTEPLPAYELALEPDVVLEIPVNQSSSLTIDKLKQLANLATISDSYNSSLFRAPGEVISTKAIPSSYTLNQAGFKILTKTYNKIHGSKDDTKSISKPEKTYEKPAVLKLTTEKYIIVESEKEECNNATSFVCSNGACIPITSRCNRLIDCPEGEDERLCNCADYLRAEFSQAKICDGFVDCWDYSDENKCDWCKEGQFVCANARQCVNMTNVCDGTPDCPLGDDEKSCVALGDEIESNEVIPYHEEGFVMVRKRGVWGRLCVESFEDVVAQAHSSLKLPDLGRAICRAMTYQDSPWVREAREGRKVSSVGYWEVWHNKNARAADTRLTFKRSTCARHRALRIRCKDLSCGIRPHADVQQPRRVTHSRWGRVVGGGGAAAGAWPWQAALYRDGDFQCGATLVADQWLLSASHCYYQATEAHWVARLGALRRGAWPRGPWERVTRVRQIVLHPRYAAHGFRNDIALLRIDPVALHARLRPACLPPARLPPPAGKHCTVVGWGQLYEHERVFPDTLQEVELPVISTEECRRRTRLLPLYRVTDDMFCAGYERGGRDACLGDSGGPLMCQEDDRWYIYGVTSNGYGCARANRPGVYTKVSNYIEWIDSVLASHTPARNTTTYDESDEGFYDDLEVAENRRFNSFDTCRGFRCPLGECLPSSSRCNGFIECADGSDEWNCSKNSINSTKLNPD; encoded by the exons AGCGAATACCGTTTCGCCGGGAGCGGGTACCCTCGCACgtccagcagcagcagcaggagCGGGGGACTATGTTCGGCCGCGCTGGTGGGAGGAGCCCTGCTGGCGGCAGTCGCGGTGCTGGCGGTGGCCGCCCTCGCCTTCTACATGGGAGCCCTGAGGCCAGATAATGGACAAC CTATAATGGCGTTCGAGGGCACGTTTCGAGTGACTCGAGGCGATGTCTATGGCGGGGCTCCGGGAAGTCCGGCGTGGCGGGAGCGGGCCAGGCGGTATAGCTCCTCTCTCAGACAAGTATACTCCATCCCCTCCATCCTGAGGCCCGCCTTCGCTGGGGCCGTCGTCACCGGCTTCGGTGATAGACGATTAGATGTTCACTTTAGATTATACCTGGATAGGAGAAAAATACCTAG CACTGTAACGAATATAgaagaaagtttaaaaaatattctagttcAAGATTTATCCTCAAAAAATCCAGCTTTTGGACAAATTAAAATAGACACATCTAGCATTACAATAAAGAGAGACTTGGAGCATACGTATCATTCTGAACAGTACGTCAAAGAGGCTATGAATGAAACTGTTTCACATTCGAATAACAGCCCAAAGAGCCTAACAccgcaaaataataaaagttcGCCTAGTAGAACTGGGGTCGTAAGGAAAACTACAATCAAACCAAACCCGGCCCAGAAACACGATGACCCGGACGAGCCAGTTATCGACACTGAAAATATACCGGTAGTTCAGGGCTCGTTCCAAATAACTAAAACGGAAGCTGATATAACAGAGAACAAACACAGTCCCGGTGCCGCTCACGAAGAAAAGAATGTTCATAAACATTCCTATCCACCAAAGACTAGTACGACGACGAAATCGCCAACTACGAAGACCACACGAACTTCCACTACAAAGAGCGTTCCATCTACTACACTGAAAAATCGACCGTTCACTATAAAGTCATCACTAAGTATCAAATCAAAAACCGAAATTGAAGTAAATAAGCAGAATGAGAGAAGTACGCGGAAACCAATATCGTCAACATCGAAAGAAACTTCTACTACAAGTACAACCACTACGAGCCCGTCAACCACTACTGTCACGAGTACTACGCAAAATGTTTCCCAAATTTTACTTGATTTGCTAACAAATGAAAATCATGATAAAGATTTACCAAAAATCGATACTCTATTTACGGTGCCCCATGTAATAGATAACGAACCATGGCGTCCTATAACTCGGCCTTACTATGAAACAACGAGTAAAACTTCAACTGCTCCCATAGATTTTACTCAGAAGCCTCTACAAGAAGATCAAAGTGCTAAAGATAGAATAGGGGTAGCCGAAGTTGTTGATGACATTACCCTGTTAGACAGTTTATTAACGCCAGATGATTCAGATAAACAAAAAGAACAGATTTCACCAAAACCGGTTGGTATTTATAACGTGGATCCACATTTAGCTGCTGAGGTGTATGTCCCAAGTCCAGTATATACTAGTTTCACTTTACCGACATTCGCTCCTCCTGTTAGAGGTATGGAAACCTTGGGCTCTAATTACCCCAAGCCACACCCTCTACCAGTTGATAAAATAAGCAGTGTGGTTGAAGTTGCGCCTGATGACAtccctgatgatgattttaacGATGGTAAACCTATGGAAAGGCCCCCAAAGGATAAAACAACCTCAGTTACAATAAATGTTATTCAATACGATCAACCAGATAATAATACTGAAAAAGTATCTGTCGATGGTATATCTATCTTGAAAAAGCATAATAGCACCAGTTTTGTTACAAACGTTACCACTGCGATGGAAGGACTAGTACCAACAGATACAATTACCGCGACTCCATCTACACCCAAAGCACTTTCCAGCACTACAAAACATGTTACAACCAATGAACCCAAAAAAGAAAGTACCACTAAACGTCCAAATAACAAGGTTTCAATAATTCCTACTACGGGTGCGCCAATCCATACTTGGGAATTAGTCAATACATCTACAAACAACAACGAGTCGGCTAGTAAGATATCTCCACAAAAGTACTACAATGACACACTACAAGCGATAATAACGAAAAATGATGCAATGACTCCTAATACCACACCAAAGTTTACAAATAAGATTTCTATCATAAAGAACTTAACAGACATCATTAACCATCATTCAGAAGATCCCGTCGAAGTAACTAGCAGCAAACCTACAGAAAAAGAACATATTCCTGAGGAAATAGAAAACGAAAGATTGAATACTGAAATGAGAGGATCAGTAGAAGTAGTTTCTGATGAAGAGCTTGAAACCACAACACCACGCATTATAACGCTAATGCCTGCTAAATCTAACGTTGGCTGGAATCGCCCCTTACGACCTAAGCCTAAAATAGAGGCTTTGGTAACAAAAGACACTTTAAAACCAATGTCACATTCTCAAAATAATACACAAATCAATAAACAATCTAGTGTACTTGAATTAGATAAAACTGTAAGTAATtcttcagaaactaaagaaagtGCGTTTTTTCGaagcaataataaaataagaccTGGAACATACCCAAGCGGAAACAGATTGCCAAAGTCAAGTGATCATTTATTTGATCAAGCTGCAGCTAGTAACTTGGTTAATGTTATGATAAAGCACAATAAAACCAACATACCAGAAGGTACATACAGAGTGGCCTATCATGTAACAGGTAGTGTAAGTAGTAAAAAAGCTAACAAAACTGAACCCCTCCCTGCTTACGAACTTGCTTTAGAACCAGACGTTGTACTCGAAATTCCTGTAAACCAATCAAGTTCTTTGACTATAGATAAGCTTAAACAACTCGCTAATCTTGCTACCATATCCGACTCCTATAACTCTAGTTTATTTCGGGCACCAGGAGAGGTAATATCGACCAAGGCAATACCGTCTAGTTACACGTTAAACCAAGCGGGCTTTAAAATATTGACTAAAACATACAACAAAATTCATGGATCAAAAGACGACACCAAAAGTATTAGTAAGCCAGAAAAAACTTACGAAAAACCTGCAGTATTGAAACTAACAaccgaaaaatatattatcgtaGAATCAGAAAAAG AGGAATGTAACAACGCAACATCATTTGTCTGTTCTAATGGAGCGTGTATTCCGATTACTTCTCGCTGCAATCGGCTCATTGACTGCCCGGAAGGTGAAGACGAGCGCTTGTGTAACTGTGCCGATTACCTGAGAGCTGAATTTTCGCAAGCCAAGATTTGTGACGGCTTCGTTGATTGCTGGGATTACTCGGATGAGAATAAATGCG ATTGGTGCAAAGAAGGGCAATTTGTGTGCGCAAACGCTCGTCAGTGCGTCAACATGACCAACGTCTGTGACGGCACGCCAGATTGTCCTCTCGGCGACGATGAGAAGAGTTGTGTGGCTTTGGGCGATGAAATAGAAAGCAATGAAGTGATACCTTATCATGAAGAAG GTTTTGTGATGGTTCGCAAGCGTGGTGTTTGGGGAAGACTGTGTGTCGAAAGCTTCGAGGATGTCGTGGCTCAAGCGCACAGCTCTCTGAAACTGCCGGACTTGGGTAGAGCGATATGTAGAGCTATGACGTACCA GGACTCACCGTGGGTGCGAGAAGCGAGGGAAGGTAGGAAGGTGAGCTCGGTGGGCTACTGGGAGGTGTGGCACAACAAGAACGCGCGCGCGGCGGACACGCGGCTCACGTTCAAGCGGTCCACCTGCGCCAGGCACCGCGCGCTGCGGATCAGGTGCAAGGACCTCAGCTGTGGCATTCGACCGCACGCCGATGTGCAACAACCCAG GCGTGTAACTCACTCGCGGTGGGGCAGGGTggtgggcggcggcggcgcggcggcgggcgcgtgGCCGTGGCAGGCAGCGCTGTACCGCGACGGCGACTTCCAGTGCGGCGCCACACTCGTCGCCGACCAGTGGCTGCTCTCCGCCAGCCATTGTTACTACCA AGCTACCGAAGCGCACTGGGTGGCTCGTCTAGGAGCGTTAAGGCGAGGGGCGTGGCCGCGCGGGCCGTGGGAGCGAGTGACGCGCGTGCGACAGATcgtgttgcacccgcgatacgCCGCGCACGGCTTCCGCAACGACATCGCGCTGCTGCGTATAGACCCTGTGGCGTTACACGCGCGGCTGCGACCCGCCTGCCTGCCGCCGGCCCGCCTGCCGCCCCCCGCGGGGAAGCACTGCACCGTCGTTGGCTGGGGACAGCTGTACGAGCATGAGAGAGTCTTCC CGGACACGCTACAAGAGGTGGAGCTGCCCGTGATCTCTACGGAGGAGTGCCGTCGTCGCACGCGGCTGCTGCCGCTGTACCGCGTCACGGACGACATGTTCTGTGCGGGCTACGAGCGCGGCGGCCGGGACGCCTGTTTAGGTGACTCCGGGGGACCGCTCATGTGCCAG GAGGACGACAGATGGTACATCTACGGCGTGACGAGCAACGGGTACGGCTGCGCGCGCGCCAACCGGCCCGGCGTCTACACGAAGGTGTCCAACTACATCGAGTGGATCGACAGCGTGCTCGCCTCCCACACGCCCGCCAGAAACACGACGACGTACGACGAATCCGACGAGGGATTCTACGACGACCTCGAAGTCGCGGAGAACAGACGATTCAACAGCTTCGACACCTGTCGAGGCTTCAGGTGCCCGCTAGGCGAGTGCCTCCCCTCGTCGAGCCGATGCAACGGCTTCATAGAGTGCGCCGACGGAAGCGACGAGTGGAACTGCTCCAAAAACTCCATCAACTCCACCAAACTAAACCCCGATTAG